One window from the genome of Solea solea chromosome 2, fSolSol10.1, whole genome shotgun sequence encodes:
- the si:dkey-4e7.3 gene encoding inosine-uridine preferring nucleoside hydrolase isoform X3 translates to MSKKLLVDVDCGVDDAQAIMLALAAPNVRLLGITCVHGNTNVENVCKNTLRVLKACHRLEIPVFKGAAKPILGNILNAGHFHGQDGLGDAPDPKAPGLDRVQAEGAVSAMIRIVNENPGEVCLVAMAPLTNLALAVRMDPSLPSKLRGLFIMGGNTESRGNTTVCSEFNFAADPEAAYIVLNEYQCPTYLTCWEFTCNSKLSWEFCEAWLAQDTEKARFMAQIFCYSMEISKSDLFEKEFVAGSGFISCDSYAMAAAVDESIITESDQYPVSVELTGTHTRGMMVVDTVGFLKKTFKAVIIKKMDLEKFKQMMMAALK, encoded by the exons ATGAGTAAAAAGCTGCTGGTGGATGTGGACTGTGGGGTGGACGATGCTCAGGCCATCATGCTGGCACTAGCCGCCCCGAACGTGAGGCTCCTGGGCATCACCTGTGTGCACGGAAACACCAATGTGGAGAACGTGTGTAAGAACACGCTGCGCGTTCTTAAAGCGTGTCACAGACTCGAG ATTCCGGTGTTCAAAGGCGCAGCCAAGCCGATCCTAGGGAATATCCTCAATGCAGGACATTTCCACGGACAGGACGGACTGGGAGACGCCCCTGACCCCAAGGCTCCAGGTCTGGACCGGGTTCAGGCAGAGGGTGCGGTGTCAGCTATGATCAGGATCGTCAATGAAAACCCAGGAGAG gtgTGTCTGGTTGCCATGGCGCCCCTCACCAATCTGGCTCTGGCTGTGAGGATGGATCCGTCTCTACCGAGTAAACTGCGAGGACTGTTCATCATGGGAGGAAACACGGAAT CTCGAGGAAACACCACAGTGTGCAGCGAGTTCAATTTCGCCGCTGATCCAGAAGCTGCTTACATCGTACTGAATGAGTATCAGTGTCCCACCTACTTGACATGCTGGGAGTTCACCTGCAACAGCAAGCTGTCCTGG GAGTTCTGCGAAGCCTGGCTGGCACAGGACACGGAAAAGGCTCGCTTCATGGCGCAGATCTTCTGCTACAGCATGGAGATTTCAAAAAGCGACCTCTTCGAGAAGGAGTTTGTCGCCGGCTCCGGGTTCATTTCCTGCGACTCGTACGCCATGGCGGCCGCCGTGGACGAGTCCATCATAACGGAGAGCGACCAGTATCCGGTCAGCGTAGAGCTGACGGGCACGCACACCAGAGGCATGATGGTCGTGGATACGGTGGGCTTCCTGAAGAAGACTTTCAAGGCAGTTATTATTAAGAAGATGGATCTGGAGAAGTTCAAGCAGATGATGATGGCTGCTTTGAAGTAA
- the si:dkey-4e7.3 gene encoding inosine-uridine preferring nucleoside hydrolase isoform X2 — MAGDVLRIIIATSYGFRGSVRRLLVADYTSPVTGRPPSADKHFSGCVSLSGSGSVCYSGSAMSKKLLVDVDCGVDDAQAIMLALAAPNVRLLGITCVHGNTNVENVCKNTLRVLKACHRLEIPVFKGAAKPILGNILNAGHFHGQDGLGDAPDPKAPGLDRVQAEGAVSAMIRIVNENPGEVCLVAMAPLTNLALAVRMDPSLPSKLRGLFIMGGNTESRGNTTVCSEFNFAADPEAAYIVLNEYQCPTYLTCWEFTCNSKLSWEFCEAWLAQDTEKARFMAQIFCYSMEISKSDLFEKEFVAGSGFISCDSYAMAAAVDESIITESDQYPVSVELTGTHTRGMMVVDTVGFLKKTFKAVIIKKMDLEKFKQMMMAALK; from the exons ATGGCGGGCGATGTCCTCCGGATTATCATAGCAACATCTTACGGTTTCAGAGGCTCCGTGCGCAG GTTGCTGGTGGCTGACTATACCTCACCTGTGACCGGTCGACCACCATCTGCCGACAAACACTTCAGTGGGTGTGTGTCACTCTCTGGTTCTG GAAGTGTGTGCTACTCAGGATCTGCGATGAGTAAAAAGCTGCTGGTGGATGTGGACTGTGGGGTGGACGATGCTCAGGCCATCATGCTGGCACTAGCCGCCCCGAACGTGAGGCTCCTGGGCATCACCTGTGTGCACGGAAACACCAATGTGGAGAACGTGTGTAAGAACACGCTGCGCGTTCTTAAAGCGTGTCACAGACTCGAG ATTCCGGTGTTCAAAGGCGCAGCCAAGCCGATCCTAGGGAATATCCTCAATGCAGGACATTTCCACGGACAGGACGGACTGGGAGACGCCCCTGACCCCAAGGCTCCAGGTCTGGACCGGGTTCAGGCAGAGGGTGCGGTGTCAGCTATGATCAGGATCGTCAATGAAAACCCAGGAGAG gtgTGTCTGGTTGCCATGGCGCCCCTCACCAATCTGGCTCTGGCTGTGAGGATGGATCCGTCTCTACCGAGTAAACTGCGAGGACTGTTCATCATGGGAGGAAACACGGAAT CTCGAGGAAACACCACAGTGTGCAGCGAGTTCAATTTCGCCGCTGATCCAGAAGCTGCTTACATCGTACTGAATGAGTATCAGTGTCCCACCTACTTGACATGCTGGGAGTTCACCTGCAACAGCAAGCTGTCCTGG GAGTTCTGCGAAGCCTGGCTGGCACAGGACACGGAAAAGGCTCGCTTCATGGCGCAGATCTTCTGCTACAGCATGGAGATTTCAAAAAGCGACCTCTTCGAGAAGGAGTTTGTCGCCGGCTCCGGGTTCATTTCCTGCGACTCGTACGCCATGGCGGCCGCCGTGGACGAGTCCATCATAACGGAGAGCGACCAGTATCCGGTCAGCGTAGAGCTGACGGGCACGCACACCAGAGGCATGATGGTCGTGGATACGGTGGGCTTCCTGAAGAAGACTTTCAAGGCAGTTATTATTAAGAAGATGGATCTGGAGAAGTTCAAGCAGATGATGATGGCTGCTTTGAAGTAA
- the si:dkey-4e7.3 gene encoding inosine-uridine preferring nucleoside hydrolase isoform X1, producing MAGDVLRIIIATSYGFRGSVRRLLVADYTSPVTGRPPSADKHFSGCVSLSGSVFCSYCMEGSVCYSGSAMSKKLLVDVDCGVDDAQAIMLALAAPNVRLLGITCVHGNTNVENVCKNTLRVLKACHRLEIPVFKGAAKPILGNILNAGHFHGQDGLGDAPDPKAPGLDRVQAEGAVSAMIRIVNENPGEVCLVAMAPLTNLALAVRMDPSLPSKLRGLFIMGGNTESRGNTTVCSEFNFAADPEAAYIVLNEYQCPTYLTCWEFTCNSKLSWEFCEAWLAQDTEKARFMAQIFCYSMEISKSDLFEKEFVAGSGFISCDSYAMAAAVDESIITESDQYPVSVELTGTHTRGMMVVDTVGFLKKTFKAVIIKKMDLEKFKQMMMAALK from the exons ATGGCGGGCGATGTCCTCCGGATTATCATAGCAACATCTTACGGTTTCAGAGGCTCCGTGCGCAG GTTGCTGGTGGCTGACTATACCTCACCTGTGACCGGTCGACCACCATCTGCCGACAAACACTTCAGTGGGTGTGTGTCACTCTCTGGTTCTG TGTTTTGCTCTTACTGTATGGAAGGAAGTGTGTGCTACTCAGGATCTGCGATGAGTAAAAAGCTGCTGGTGGATGTGGACTGTGGGGTGGACGATGCTCAGGCCATCATGCTGGCACTAGCCGCCCCGAACGTGAGGCTCCTGGGCATCACCTGTGTGCACGGAAACACCAATGTGGAGAACGTGTGTAAGAACACGCTGCGCGTTCTTAAAGCGTGTCACAGACTCGAG ATTCCGGTGTTCAAAGGCGCAGCCAAGCCGATCCTAGGGAATATCCTCAATGCAGGACATTTCCACGGACAGGACGGACTGGGAGACGCCCCTGACCCCAAGGCTCCAGGTCTGGACCGGGTTCAGGCAGAGGGTGCGGTGTCAGCTATGATCAGGATCGTCAATGAAAACCCAGGAGAG gtgTGTCTGGTTGCCATGGCGCCCCTCACCAATCTGGCTCTGGCTGTGAGGATGGATCCGTCTCTACCGAGTAAACTGCGAGGACTGTTCATCATGGGAGGAAACACGGAAT CTCGAGGAAACACCACAGTGTGCAGCGAGTTCAATTTCGCCGCTGATCCAGAAGCTGCTTACATCGTACTGAATGAGTATCAGTGTCCCACCTACTTGACATGCTGGGAGTTCACCTGCAACAGCAAGCTGTCCTGG GAGTTCTGCGAAGCCTGGCTGGCACAGGACACGGAAAAGGCTCGCTTCATGGCGCAGATCTTCTGCTACAGCATGGAGATTTCAAAAAGCGACCTCTTCGAGAAGGAGTTTGTCGCCGGCTCCGGGTTCATTTCCTGCGACTCGTACGCCATGGCGGCCGCCGTGGACGAGTCCATCATAACGGAGAGCGACCAGTATCCGGTCAGCGTAGAGCTGACGGGCACGCACACCAGAGGCATGATGGTCGTGGATACGGTGGGCTTCCTGAAGAAGACTTTCAAGGCAGTTATTATTAAGAAGATGGATCTGGAGAAGTTCAAGCAGATGATGATGGCTGCTTTGAAGTAA